The following proteins are encoded in a genomic region of Triticum dicoccoides isolate Atlit2015 ecotype Zavitan chromosome 1B, WEW_v2.0, whole genome shotgun sequence:
- the LOC119312710 gene encoding phosphoribosylglycinamide formyltransferase, chloroplastic-like: protein MEAAAVASCGSGLRYLPPLDPTPRRQNHRAAVAGFGTKRRRPRAAVACRRPHRVHAAAARGSGGGAGDSSSGSGGVRSKKRLAVFVSSGGSNLRSIHEATAACGKASSGDVVALVTDKPGCGGAEYARRSGILVVLFPRSKSAPEGVPTAQLLNALRDLRVDFVLLAGYLKLVPGELVQAYPRSILNIHPSLLPAFGGKGYYGLKVHKAVIASGARYSGATVHFVDEQFDTGRTLAQRVVPVLADDTPEQLAARVLHEEHHVYVEAVAALCEDRIVWREDGVPLIRTQTNPDAYA from the exons ATGGAGGCGGCAGCCGTCGCTTCCTGCGGCTCCGGGCTGCGCTACCTGCCGCCGCTCGACCCCACCCCGAGGCGGCAGAATCaccgggcggcggtggcgggcttcgggaccaagcggcggcggcctcgcgCCGCAGTCGCTTGCAGGCGGCCCCATCGCGTtcacgcggcggcggcgaggggtagcggcggcggcgccggggaCTCTTCTTCCGGTTCCGGCGGAGTAAGGAGCAAAAAACGGCTCGCGGTGTTCGTGTCCAGCGGGGGCTCCAACTTGCGGTCCATCCACGAGGCCACCGCCGCGTGCGGCAAGGCGAGCAGCGGGGATGTGGTCGCGCTCGTCACGGACAAGCCAG GATGCGGCGGAGCGGAGTACGCGAGGCGCAGCGGCATACTGGTGGTCCTGTTCCCCAGGTCCAAGTCGGCGCCGGAGGGGGTGCCGACGGCTCAGCTTCTGAACGCCCTGAG GGATCTCAGGGTGGACTTCGTTCTGCTCGCTGGTTACCTGAAGCTTGTACCCGGCGAGCTAGTCCAGGCATACCCCAGATCCATACTGAATATACATCCTTCGCTCCTCCCGGCGTTTGGAGGCAAGGGTTATTACGGTTTGAAGGTGCATAAAGCCGTCATTGCGTCTGGAGCCAG ATATTCAGGAGCAACTGTGCACTTTGTGGATGAACAGTTCGACACGGGAAGAACTTTAGCCCAAAGGGTTGTGCCTGTGCTAGCGGACGATACTCCGGAGCAATTGGCTGCAAGGGTTCTGCATGAG GAGCATCATGTTTATGTTGAGGCAGTTGCTGCCTTGTGCGAGGATCGAATCGTGTGGCGAGAAGACGGGGTCCCTCTTATCAGAACTCAGACAAACCCCGATGCGTACGCCTAA